The genomic DNA GCATCTTGCCGTCGAGGCCGACCGTGCCCAGCCCCGGGTTGCTCTCGAAGATCTCGACCACGCGTCTGGCGTGTGCAAGCTCCTCGTCGCTCGGCGTGAAGGCCGCGTTGATCGTGTCCACCTGGCCGGGGTGGATCGCGATCTTTCCGGTGAAGCCGCGCCGGCGCGCACGCTGTGCATCGCGCCGCAGGCCTGGATCGTCCTTGAAGTCGGCCCAGATCGTGTCGATGGGCTGCACGCCCGCGGCATGCGCACCCGCGAGGCAGAGGGAGCACGCGAGTTGATAGATGGTGTCGTACTCGCCGTCCTGTGCGCGGTTCGTGCTGGCGCCCAGTGCGGCCGCGATGTCCTCGGCGCCCCAGGTGAGAGCGGCCAGCCGGGAAGAGCAACCCTCGTAGCTGCCCAGGGTGAACAGCGCCTGGGGCGTCTCGGTGGCAACCGGCATGATCCGGATGCTCCCCTTGGCAATGCCGTCGCGGACTTCGATCGCTTCCAGGTAGTGAGAGAGCCTGACCACGTCGGCGGCCCCGCGCACCTTCGGCAAGACGATGCCATCGGGCGCGCCCTGCGCCGTCACGAGGTCCTGCAAGGCCGATTCCGTCTCCAGCGGGTTGATGCGAACCCAGAGTTGCTGGCGGCTGCGATCCGGCCGGCTGCGCAGATAGTCGAGCGCCATGCCGCGAGCGATCTGCGTGCGACTCGCGGCGACTGAATCCTCCAGGTCGAGGATCAGGGCATCGGCCGCGCTGTCGGCGCCCTTGGCCATCTTGCGCTCGCTGTCGGCGGGCACGAACAGAAAGGACCGGACGGGTCGGATGGGGTCGGGTAGTTGGTTCATGGTGTCGAATCAGTTCGCCTTCAGGCCGGCCGCAGTGATCAGGCGGCCCCACTTTTCCTTCTCGGATGCGGCGAACGCCTTGAGTTCCTCGGCGGACTTCTTCTGCGGCTCGATGCCGAACTGGAGAAGCTTGTCCTGCACCTCGCTGCGTGCCAGCACCTTGTCGAGGGCAGCGGAAAGCGTGTGCGAGATCTCGGCCGGCACGCCCCTGGGCGTGTACAGCACGGTCCATCCCACCAGTTCATAGCCCTTCACGCCCTGCTCGGCCAGCGACTTGACGCCGGGCAGCAGCTTGCTCTGGCTGGCGGAGGTCACGCCGAGGGCCTTCACCTGATTCGACGTGATCGCGGCGCGCAGCGAGGTGATCGTGTCGACCATGAATTCGACCTGTCCGCCGATGACGGCCGTCAGGGCCTGGCCACTGCCCTTGAAGTCGACCGGGAACATCGGTGCCTGGGCGAGCGACTTGAAGAGCTCGTGCGCGGTCCGGCACGTCGTGGTCGAG from Variovorax sp. PBL-E5 includes the following:
- a CDS encoding HpcH/HpaI aldolase/citrate lyase family protein; translated protein: MNQLPDPIRPVRSFLFVPADSERKMAKGADSAADALILDLEDSVAASRTQIARGMALDYLRSRPDRSRQQLWVRINPLETESALQDLVTAQGAPDGIVLPKVRGAADVVRLSHYLEAIEVRDGIAKGSIRIMPVATETPQALFTLGSYEGCSSRLAALTWGAEDIAAALGASTNRAQDGEYDTIYQLACSLCLAGAHAAGVQPIDTIWADFKDDPGLRRDAQRARRRGFTGKIAIHPGQVDTINAAFTPSDEELAHARRVVEIFESNPGLGTVGLDGKMLDMPHLKQAQRLLALAQRFAGSTAEGGSDRS
- a CDS encoding Bug family tripartite tricarboxylate transporter substrate binding protein; translated protein: MRKLHHFIAGLLLAAGTLSAFADAYPSKAIKVIVPYAVGQGTDIVARFVADALGKELKQAVYIENKPGANGNVGAQFAAHAPADGYTLMVGTNATNAANAFIYANPGYEAEDFEAIGMIGILPLVYVANNASSVNNIQDLIRAARAKPNALNTAVSTTTCRTAHELFKSLAQAPMFPVDFKGSGQALTAVIGGQVEFMVDTITSLRAAITSNQVKALGVTSASQSKLLPGVKSLAEQGVKGYELVGWTVLYTPRGVPAEISHTLSAALDKVLARSEVQDKLLQFGIEPQKKSAEELKAFAASEKEKWGRLITAAGLKAN